One window of Quercus robur chromosome 12, dhQueRobu3.1, whole genome shotgun sequence genomic DNA carries:
- the LOC126710029 gene encoding uncharacterized protein LOC126710029, with protein sequence MEQKASNFIINIDPNPEINIKTKQVSVYEKKKRGPMHLVKVALFMIRSRKSNKLKPLPVDVAPSKDSWKGLVASMRPLHLQSDQSSPPPSIVEAPKPIVTSPMVEYFEDLHSPTYQSGASSSSSSEDGMSRYASAVNLQELNKDNDEDDEDEDGGDEMIDAKAEEFIAQFYQQMKLQQMDFVDDGH encoded by the coding sequence ATGGAACAAAAAGCATCAAACTTCATCATCAACATAGACCCTAACCCTGAAATCAACATCAAGACCAAGCAGGTTTCTGTCTATGAGAAAAAGAAGCGTGGTCCAATGCACCTTGTTAAAGTAGCATTGTTTATGATCCGAAGCCGCAAGTCCAATAAACTGAAACCCCTTCCTGTGGATGTGGCGCCGTCTAAGGACTCGTGGAAGGGTCTCGTGGCGTCTATGCGTCCCTTGCATCTTCAAAGCGATCAATCATCTCCACCACCCTCCATTGTTGAAGCCCCTAAACCTATTGTCACGTCGCCAATGGTCGAATACTTTGAGGATTTACATTCACCCACGTATCAATCTGGGGCAAGCTCTTCTTCGAGTTCTGAAGATGGTATGAGCCGCTATGCCTCCGCGGTTAACCTCCAGGAGCTAAACAAGGAtaatgatgaggatgatgaagatgaagatggtgGAGACGAGATGATTGATGCAAAGGCTGAGGAGTTCATTGCTCAGTTCTATCAACAAATGAAGCTGCAACAAATGGACTTCGTTGATGATGGTCATTAA